Below is a window of Pochonia chlamydosporia 170 chromosome 7, whole genome shotgun sequence DNA.
tactgctactACTACAATTAACGTTGATTCGGTGTCAACTGTAGTCCCTAAACTGTCGGCAAATTATATGTTCGCTCAcgatgtacggagtagtcaGGCACAGTGTCTCGGCATATGGGCAGTCCCCTTGCGGAGGCAGTCCCCTTGCGGAGGCAGTCCCCTTGTGGGAGGATCAGCATGCCCAATCCACGTTTGCATATGGAGCACAACAaactccatcccatctccTAATGAACCTGGACAGCCACAATTCGAAGACACACCTttgacaccaccacacacaagcacaagcacaagcacacaCCCGCACTGGCATGGCGCTAAAAATACATCGGTCTTGGGCAGAAGAGATGAGCCAGTATGACAGCTTAAATCACCTTCACGTCAACGCTGCAAGAGCTCGATACGACTGGGCTTTCAAATGCTATGTGATGCAGTCAGGTAGCCCAGCTACCGAGGCCATATTTAACTCGCCAAACCGGGTAAAATGAACGCCGAAGTCACATGTTGATACTGCAATGTGGCTCTGTGGTGATTTCTGGTTCAAACCAGATGTAGAAATGGATGGTGCCGTCgattgaccagactcagCCCCATCCCCCAATCTGTGGCTCTGGCCAACAGTCTGTGCTCCATTACGATCCCCTGATGTGATATACCGTCAAATACGACTCAGTCTGTTCCCTTCAAGGCCCGAAACGGTACCGACAGACGAACGATGCTCCTCTTCAGTCCACTTGACTAGCTGACATCAGGGCGTCTCTCGACTCAGACTTGTCGGTCCCCTTTGACAGGCAGTCTTCGATGATGCTTCGCTTTGTACGACGTTACAGCTCCAAAATCCCCCATTCGTCCATGGGCACGTGCTGGCCAAAGAACTTGTCCTCAGCGTCCCAAGTTTATGGGCCAATCGTATCACATGCACCCTGGTTGGAGCTGCGACGCATTAATGCATAATGAATGAATGGGGCAGGCCATTATGAGGGGGGCTGAATGGTCTTCTGTCAGGAAAACTGGCGCCATCGACTGTGCATGGGAGCAAACTCACGACAAACTACAAGATGGTCCGCGTTGCATACTCTGGGCGGCTTGGTGATCCGATGCAAAGCAGAGCCGTTTGACGAGCACGGGGCGGTAACGGGGCACAAGGCGCGGTTCCGCGCCCTCGGTGAAGCCGCTTGAGCGCTCCAACGGTCCGTGAATCCACCACCTCGGCCAGATATCACGGGCACGGACTGAAGCTTGAACGGATATGCTGGCGCTGCCTCCACAGTACCAGCTACCTCAACCCGCGTCTCAGTCTTTTTGGTACGTCATTGATCCTTCATACGATGGCAGGCAGGCGGCAAGGACTTTGCACATGTGTTCCACTGGAACCGAATTAGTTCAGTTCCGGTCAGGCTCCTCCCTGAATTGGCCAGTGATTGTTCGGCTACGGGCATTTCCACCGCCTTGGGTTGCACCAGATCGAAGTGGTACAATGTGATTGCCGAAAGTTCGTCATCCAGAAGAGGAATGTAGCGATTGTTAGCTTTAGGCGACAATAATGCCATGTCGATGTCTCTAAACAGTAATAAGTGTATGCAGGTGCTACAATATGTGGCTTGATACGATCATATTaagtgtactccgtataccCGGATATATCATTCTATACAATAATATACAAGAATATACTGGAATATACAGAATATACTGGAATATATCTGAAGATGCCAGAGCATATTTGGGGATCTTACAACACAGTAGCACGTACTGTAGTAGTATCGCCCACATAATACAATTGGACATATTAGACATAACATTGTGTAGCTTATCAATCTGGGCTTGTATTGTGCTCCTTTTTGTActtcttgccaaccaactaCTCTTACATACATAGCAACTCTGTGCATCGTAGCTATCAAACAATAATGCCCATCTCTCCTCTAGCGAAATCCTTTTCCGATACATCGCCAACTCCAATCTCGGTCATTTCCTGCGtgcaaaaataaaaaaagaaacaaaaacatgcTTGTGCGACTGCATTGCCCCTTTTCCATCCACTTCGGCACCGCCGTCACGAAACATGATTTGCGGCCGATATTCCTCCGTCCTGTTCGGTGCATATTAATCCTTCTCTGCTTTTATTTCCTGTTTTCGGTTTCATAATGCTAGTAAAGACAACGAAtaagatgaagatgaaacaTTAATAACAGAGATATTAAATCCGTCGCATACTCCGAAATATCAAAACATGTGACAAGGTAAAAACAAATTTTTGGACCGAGCTTGCGTTATGCCCAGGAAGGTGGCTATATGCAATAGCAGGCAGCGACTATTCGAAGTTGTCGGTTCGGTCCACCCAGATGTCTTCCAGCTCGGCAAAACTGTGAAAGTGAATAGGGCGGTGCTGATCGTTGTAGAATGGAAGGGGGGTGTCGAGCTTCACATGAACGGGCTTCTTTTCCATGCCTGCAAATGCACTGCCCATGAAGCTGTAGTTCCATCTTCCATCGTCGGGTACGAGGAAGAAACCCCTGAATCTCGGAGACAAGAGCAGTTTTCGCTTCTCTCCCATGGTCGTTGTGAATCCCTGCGGCTGGTCACTTTGCGTGTCCTTGTTCTCGGCTCCCCATTTGTATCCATGAGGTGTGAGGCCCCATGCTGAAAGAGAGACGCTACCGGGCGTGAATGACACGGAGACGGTTACAGTGTTTGTCTTGTCCCACTCGCTGTGGGCGTCGAGAAGCTTGGCGTGCTCAGTTACATCAGCGGCAGACATGTACGGCAACTCACTGCCTGACATGGTGTGAATGATACCAAGTGGCTCCATGCCGTCCAGGAACTCACTGCGAGGAAGCTGCTGAGGAAGTTGAACGTTGCGTAAACCACCAATTTGCGGCATCATGACGATGCACTTGACCTCCTTGACTTGGTCGTTGTCGGGAGGGGAGGCACCATACAGGTATCCGGCCACCTGAACCCTGAGATCCGCAATCGTGATGAACCTCTTCAGGATGTTGTTTGGCATGACGTAGGTAACGTCGTCCAGGTCATTGTCGACCGAGGACACATAGATGTTCTTGGCTCTGGTTCGCAAGTTGGATGTCGCAATGGCTCTTGTACGCCATTCTGTCTTGGAAGCAAAGGTCTGCTGTTCAAACTGTGACGTAGTCGTGACAATGATGTCCTCACCGTGCACGTTCTGCGTCTTGGTCGTGACAGCAGtgagctgctgctgctcttgctgctgcttctcaatTTCTGCTGCCTGTTGCCTCTGCAGAGAAGGAGCAGAAATCTCCATACCCAGGATGATGTCACGGACTTCACTGCTGGTCAAGCTTGAGACGTTGACGTTGTTCTTTTTGCCATAGTCGTTCAGGATGAGATCTCGTAGCTGTGTTTCAATCTTGATCCATTCTTCGTCAGACAAGGACGGCCAGATGTGGTGCTCATGAGTAATGACAGTCTTGTCCGGTCGGAGAATGAGTTTGGTCTTGTCCGGGTTGACATGAAGAGCACGAAGAATCAGGACCAGACGTGAGAATGCAGTGTAGGATGAGATACTCTTCAGCCACTCGTCATACAGGTTGAACAATACCATTTGAGGCTCAGTAGCTCTCAAAATCATGTCTCCCAGCTTCTCCACCTTCATGGCGGCCTGGAAAGGAAGTTGCAACTCAGATGCTCGAATGGAGATATTGGGGAAATCAACCAATTGGACTTCGAGAGGGTCCAACAAACCCTTTCTTGTAACGATAAGCTGTTTTGGCTGTTCTTCCACAGGAAGTGACCTAATCAAAGCCgcaacttcttcagcagtCTTCCACTTGGCCAGCTGTCCAAGACGTTTCTGTCCAGCCCAGACACTCGTGTGAATGATCTTCAAGAACAACTGTCCAGTTCGAGGGTTGAAAATGAAGATAGCACCATTGATTGGCTTCGTGGTCAAGTTGCCTTCGAACGTCTTGTGAATTGTCACACGGTAGACGTTGGTGTCGTCAATGAATAGCTGAGTCTGGTTGCTAAACAGCTCTGAGTAGTTCTGCGAGTTCAGGAATTCTTGGTTGCTCTCAGAGGCGTACAGCTGCAGACCCTTTCGAATACGTTCGCGCAGAACATAGAGAGCAGGATTGGCCTTCATGATCTTCGCCATGGCTTGCTGAATGAGGACCTTCAAGCCTGGGAAGTACATACCATACGCTGAGTACAGGTTGTAGGCAAGATCAATACCAATCATCAAACCTGTCGCTGAGGGGTAAATGCTCGAACTGTCGGTAGTGTAATCAAGGTATTTGGCGCGAGTATATCTCTCAATGTCGTGCGAATCGTAGTCACCATAGCGGAGCTGTACGTCAATCCAGAACttgtttgtggtggttggctCGATGACATCCTTGGTGTCGAACAGCACAGACGGGCGGGTGACGTTCCACTTGTGACTTGCAAAGAGGAGAATGTCTGCACAGGAGCTGTTCATCTTGTATGATTTTCGGGGATGGATTGTCTCCTTCTGCACTGTCTCGATTCCAAGGGACTCCAGCTCTTGGTCAAACACCTGGCAAAGATCCATGACAACAGACTCATGAATCTTTTGCCACAAATGAGCCCGGAAAATTTGAATAAGCGAAATTTTAAGAGTAGGGATTTTTCCGTGCAAGAAAATACCTGTCAGATCCAGTTGCACCTGGAAACCGACGTACACGTTTGCGCGGTTGATGGTGGGCGACCACCACAACGTAAATCGACGATTCGGAATCTGATTGAGACCGGACCTTTGCGCATTCGTGAGCTTTTTAAATTTCATCGATTCTTCAAAGCCGCTAGCCTTTTCCCAAAAGAGTCCTTCCCATGAAGGAAATCCTGTTGCTTTGAAAAGGGTGTGCTCCAAAATGgtctcaacaccaccaagtGCCTGGATCACGTCGGTGCGATACGCATTGAGGTTCCACAATTTTCCGTCGTGTCGCTGACTAGTCCACCAAAAAGGATTGGATTTCATCAATTGATAAATCTTGAATTCAGATCTAGCTCGGAAACCTTTGTCAAAGCTGAGTGTGCTGCGGTCCTTTTGGAAGAGGGTGTTGATTCTGGGCAACCCGCGATCCCAACTATCTTCGAGATCTTCCAGCGTCAAGCGACGATTCTGCTGATTGGCCTCGAGTCGCTTCTGCGAGTACTCAGTCCAGACACGCTGGGAATCAATAAATTCAGCCTCCCAGGGGATGATGTAACGGAAAATGTTGGGAATCAAGGTTTCCTCATCATGTGTCATACCAGAGCGGTAATGCGTGACGCCAGTGTCTGTTTGCTTGGACCATCGCTTGTCACTGGCAGGAATCAGGATGTGCGATCCTGAAATCATGCCCAGGCCGCCAAGTTCCTTGGGTGTGTAGAAAACTGCAGGTGGGAAACGGGACGGCATCTTCGAGTTCAAGCCGATCTTGACACGGGTCTGAATCTTCGTCTCACATTTGACAATGGTATCGAGAAGTTCAACAGTAGAAACTGCTGCTTCACGATAGTAGGTGAAAAGAGCAATCAGAGCAGTGTTCCACttgttggcaatcttggtAAAGGTTGTCGAACCAGATGACATGAGAATTTGCCGGATACGATTATTGAACTTTTGAATGTCCTCTTGGGTGACCTGCAAGAAAGCATGTGCAGTTCTCTCCTTGCTCGTGTTGTCGACCAGAGACCAGACGCTGTCCTTCACCGGGAACTCATCGTTTTGGTTTCGGATCTTGGGGAGAATTCGAACCTCAAATCCGCACATTGAGAAGAGCAGGTTCGGGTTGTCGCGGCTGTACACGCTGACGAAGCTGTCGTCCCAGTCAATCGTTGTAACGGATCGTGGCAGGCGGTTCTTCAAGTCCCAAAATACGGCGCGTCCCAAGTTCACATCGTGTCTCATCAGGCGCATACGAGAGTCCCTTGGCCAGCACTTTTTACTCTTGTAGCCAATAACGTTTTCGAAGTTAGGATCAGGCTGCTCAGTAAGGAAACGCTGGATAAGATCCCTCGACTCCTCGGCCGTAAATCGCAAAAAGACCCAAATCTTGTCAATATAACGGCTGTAGAGCCTGATAGGGTGCCTGGTTTCTGTCTCCCGATCCCGGAACTGCAAAAAATCATTGGGACTCTGAGGAGGGCCAGCAATCTCGCTGGCTCGTTGAGGCCCCAGTAGAAGAAGATCCAAAACAAGACCGTAGAACTGGAACACGAAGGCTGAGAACTGAAGACCACGAATCATACCGTAGCTGTTGACATGGTTCATGTCCTTGTACGTCAGCTGAACATTGTTCTTGGCAGTGATGTAATCCGCCAAGTTGTGGTCCATGATAAGTCTCAGGAGAGTGTTGAGGAGTGTAAGCTCCATCTTTTCGTAGACCTTGGAAAGTTCCGTTTCCACCATGACGTTGCACTCGCCATCTTCCGTCTCCCAAACTTGGCTCAAATTGTTGATGCCCTGAGCCCACTTGTAAACCAACAATGGTGGCACTTCGGAGTCTGAAGGCTTGATCCAAGCAGGGAAGAGGTGTCGCTGGTCTGCTTGATACCACAAATACTGATCAAGATAGGCATCGCTGATTTTCTCGATTGGCTCGATATCGTACACggggttgatggtgttgtagTTGTCGTTCATGTCAATATTGACCTCCTTGAAGGCTCGTTGGGTGAGCAGGAATCGCTTGATTCTTTCCAATGTTGTGCCAGGGCTGTCATAGGCTTGCTCAATCAACGCAAGCTCTTCACGTTGACTCTGATTCAGTCGGCCCTTCACTGAATATGCCTCTCTCAAACGTTCCAAAGCCAGGATCAGAATCTTGGTGTCATGCTTGTATGAAACGCTCGGGAATGGGATTGGAGAAAACTTTCGCGATTCCAACCAGTGGACAGTGGTTGTGTAAATAGCTACACCTTCCTCAGACGACACATAAGGACCGTCTTTCATGTGGTTGTGTTGTCGTTCCTGCTCAGCCTTGAGCCACAGTCGGGTCAGACGACCAACGTTTTTCTTCGCGACTGTCTTGTCCACAGTTGCTCCACGACGAATTCTCTCACGGTTGTAGTGAGCTACAGAGATCCACCAGTCTGCTTTTGACTTCACATATCGAAGAATGATGTTCTCAATTGGTGCAGGCAAACCAGGGACCTTCCAAGGAATGTTACTCTTCCAGCAGCGCCAAGCTTCAGACAAATGCTGAAGCACAACGCTGACCTTGTTCTGCTTGATGCCTTctggcatcatgtccataAGATCAGACATGACGGACTGGCGCAATTCAAGATCAAAATGCGACTCGACACGTTGCTTGGTGACCGTCTTTGCAACGCCTTTACTGTGTCGGCCTTCAAATTGACGAGACAAGAGGTTACCAAGCCATCTCTCCAGTAGGGGGATGATGCCTCTCATGAAAAAGAGCCATACTCTCCAGGACGGGCCCCAGAAACCACAACCTGGGCCTTTGCCGACCGGACCAGAATTGAACCGATAATAGATCAAGTGCTTCAAATCCTTGCAAGTACGAATCTGATGCATAAGCTTATATTTGTATCGGTACATTCCAGTGAGCTGTCCAACGTGGTTGAAGGCGTAATGGATACCATCCGCAAGCTGGAAGGCATCAATATTGCCGAGACGATACTGAACTTGGGCATCCACAATAAGCTTTGTTAATCTCAGGATCTCACGCATAAGGTGGAATGCGTTTCCGAATCGAGATTTCTTTCGCTCCTTGGTGGTGAGTGTCTTGACAGGCTTTAGGTTAAAGTTGTAGTCCAGATGAAGATATGTCAAGTTCTTTCGGTGAATAAGCAAGTTCAACATGTTGAAACCTTGTCGGCAGACTTGAAGACCAGCTTCAACCCAATCGATGGTTGTCTGTTGGAAGAACTTCGTTTGCTTGAGAGAGCGCAACAGGTTTTGATTGTTGTGCGCGttcggcttcttcttgtgaAGCTCGTTGAGGACGAAGTTCTTCAGCAACTTCTGGTACGAAACTCGAACCTTCACGGGTGGTCTGTCGGAGGGAGGATGCTCCAAATACCACTGCTTAACCAGTGGCACATCCTGGGCGCGAACCATCTTGCCAGAGCGTCTATCGAATGGGAAGGGAGCCCACCACAAGTCGATTGCTGACGACGTGTGCTCGTTTTCGAGTTCCTCATCAGCAAGGAAGGGCTCAACCGCAGCAGGCAATTCAAAGGCGTCTTCTTCAGGCTCTTCGTTGCTTCCTGGTCCGAAGAGTTCATCTTCAAGTGTAACTTCCACATTCTTCGGAGCGACCGTGCGGGACGAGATGGGGTTAATTCGTCGGTCGAAAAGAAACGTGGGCAGATCAGGGTCGTCAGCACGGTTGAAGACAATCTGAGGGTGCGAGTGCCACGTCAGATGCACGCTTCTTGGTAGAGAATTGTACAGGAAGGGAAATGCGACTCGGAATTCGGTTCGAATCGGGGTGCGGAAAATGATACGATCAATGGCGTTGAACTCGCCGAAGTCCTCCTCGTTGGGGTCAATATCCTTATAAAGCGGTTCGAAACGCGGGCCACCAGGAAGTGCGACGTTGAGAGCCTTTGCAGTCAGGAAGCTCTTGAGATCGAAAAGGTAAAAGTAGTTCTTATCAACAACGTCGGAAATCAACGGCCGACTGAGTCGGAACAAAGTAGCCATTTGGGGAAGAGTGAGATTCCATGTTTTGTAGCTCGGGCCATTGACGTGCGAGGTATCAAGAAGTGCTCGGTGGTCGTAGAACCACTCGTAAacggcctcatcttcctcctcattCAGCTCCATTTGGATGGGTTCCAAAGGTTCCACATCCTCGATGTTCTCGGACCATGACAGAGGCGGttcctcgtcgtcaaagGGTGGGAATCGCATACGCTTGAAAAGCCTTCTGTCagccttttcctttctcatAAATGTCCACATCATTGCCCATTGCGCAAAGAAGACAGGCTCGATGACACGCGGTGTCTCGTtgaccaaagtcaagcacCCGTTGACATGGTACAGAACCTTGACCTCGCGCGCTGATTCCCAGGGCATTGGCATGTTTTCGAGCAGCTTCAGCACTGCGTGTGGCATGAATTTCAAAGCACCCAGGTAGCTGCGCTTGTCGTTGGTGTACTTCTTTTGGGACACATCTCCGATGTCCTTGACGATCTTGCGAAGATGCTCAGGTGGCATGTCAGCCTTTTGGGTCTGGACAAAGCCCGCCTTTCGCTTCTCTCCGAATCTGTTTCGCCGATCTCGAAGccattctttcttcttctgtgcAAACTTCGCGATCTGGGGATCGGACGGCGGGTGGTATCCAGGGGGGGGAGGCGCTGGCGGCGCAGGTGTATCGGGAGGTGGCGGcagtgatgatggaggaggtggtggaggaggaggaggagcagctCCCCATCCTGGGggcggcggtggaggaaTGCCCGACATGATGACTTCGCGATGTTGTGAGGTGACTCGCTTCGTGAAGTGATGGTCTGCCTGTCGAAGAGGCTACACGCTGAGGCGCGTATCTCGACGCGCTCGTTCTTTTGGTGCCTCTATTTTCGAGTCGAGGAAGCAGAGATTAACCCGACTCGCGATCCCGCAGGCTCGAAAAATAGGGTGCCAAATTCGCAAGGTGGCACGTTGGCGACCAAAGTGATGTTATACAAGGCACGGAGTTAGTTGTCGCCTCCATCACGACAATTTTCTGCCCTGCAGCTGCAACTCCGGGACCCATAAATCTCATCACGTGATCTTGAAATCACGATTCCATGAACATTTATCAATTACGAAGTATATGTTGAGGTAAATGCTCTATTTTCTTGGCATGTTGCTTACAGACTCATATTTCACCCATTTTGGGTTAAATTAGCTTTCATGGAGATGTAGCGTCTCGGTTGTGTGCACTGCCTAGTGTTTCCAACGTCTTGGTTACTTACTTTCCGCTACAAGGCAAATATACTACAGTTCCAGGAGGCTTTTCTTGGCTAACGTTACCGCACTCACCAAAAAATAAAATCCAATAATACACCAGGCAAAATACTATTACAAACCAAGGAAACCAACTCTTCTACTTCCTACACCGCACAAAATCTAGTTCAAAGGAGACAAATCCATTCATACCATCCCACCTACAGGGTACcaccgccgacgacaacAACGAACCAATCACAGCGCCCCTAATTCTTACCTAATCACTCCAGTTTAACCACTCCGAAATCAAGCACCCAACTCCAAGCaatccatcgccatcgcGACGACACTCTttccaccaaaccaccaacagagCCGCCATCTGCCCAAGAGACAAGATGGCGCACCTCAGTACGTCTCCAGAACAAACCAATTGAACCCCAGGAACCAGAAACTAACCCGATGCGCGCGATAGACGTCAAGCCGGACCCGGCTTACCTGAAGCACCAGGGTGCGTGAGATCCCGGACGAATACCTGTTTTCAACGACCTAACATTGTGGAAATAGCTATGCAAAAGACCCGACACCACTTCTTCAGATGGACTCCTCGAACGGCTAGAATCACGTTCATGTATGTGGTTGTTGTGCCTGCCATCTTTGGCTATGTCGCCTACAAGACGGATGTGAGTAGTTTGCTTCTGGGGATGGGAAAACAAAAGGAGGAACTAATGCGTTGCAGGGACTGTATAACTTCCGCGCAAAGAGACGAGGCGATACCATCTACGAGCGATAGATGGGCTGGATGGCAATAGATGTATTAGGACTGTATATAATGGTTTGGGGCGGGAATAGAAACACCTGTTTGACATGACAATTCATGGGGATCGTTTGCAGTGACGATTGACTTCTTTGAATCGCTTTTGTGGGTATATTGAACAAGTACAAGATGCTTAGCTAAGCCAGTTGGAGGGAATGCATGTTCCAAACTCTCCGCTTCACCACCGTCCACCTCCGCCTCGTGGTCGCGAAGGAGGCACGTCCGGCAATCTCTCGCCTCTTCTCCATTCCCCCATTGGCATACTTGCTCCGTGGCCGCCGCGTCTGCCTCCCCTACTTCCACCTCTGCCTTCATGGCCTCCAGGTCGACCGAAGCCGTTTTCTCGACTGTGAAAGCCTGGTCCTCCCCCACCACCACTCGGTCTCCCGCCCCTCCCTTCTCGAAATCCAGCATTTGACTCTCTTCTGGCGGTAGATGCTGGGGCTATAGATCCGTCTCCTAATGGGGGCAAAATAGCGCAGGAAATGTAATCGCCCACTACGAATCGTGCCTCCCCAAGTGTCTTGTCTGAGCTTGAAGCACCCCGTGATGAGCCTCCGACTTCCACAAAGTCCGAGTCGCTGGCGCCTTGTTGATTTTGCCCAATGACGATGCTGCCGAGATCTTTTACAGCGTAGCGCGGATGTGCACTGTTAATTTGACCGACTCCCCGTAGGTCGGGACATACTAATTGGAAAGCTAGCCTTGTCCCGATAGCTGGGTATGGGAGGGCTGATGgtttggcggcggccagTTCCAGAGCGAGCTCGTTTAACGTGCAGTGTGGCCATGTGTAGATGGAGATGTGAGCTGGTAGTGAGCGGCCTGCGAATTCATCCGCCCTaattgatgatgaaaaaaAGTTGTCAATTACTACATCTCACCTACCGCAATTCAGCTACGATGACATTCTTACCTGAAGAAGCCGCCGCTTCGATAAAATAATTGGAGTAGAAATGGTGCCGGGGGGTCACGGTCCCCATTATCCGAAGCTGAGGACATGATTAGATGGAATTTGCCATGTAACAAGGAATTGGAAATTTCTCATTAAAATCAGTCTTCTCAGGATGACTCGTCGTTGTTGAACATCTGATGTTGGCAATGATACGTTTGTGGTACATCATCGCAAGCAAATGCCAGATTATCCGGCGAATACCCGCAATCGATAGGAAAGCTTCCAACTGACCACCGGAACTctcccatcatcaacctcaacaacataCTCTTGAAACATAAAACCGATTATACAAGCAAGCGACGCCATTTTAAAGCTGTTCATCTACAATTTAGTATCTTCGCATTTTTAATAAACCTCACTAAGCCCACCATATAAGCTTTGCGACTAGGCGCAATCATGGACTTCGCGTCCCTCATGAACAAGGAGCTCTCCAAGGCCAAAACCCCCGCCGACTCATCCAAAAAGTACCTAAAACGATCCGAAATCGAAGAAGAGCGCAAAAAAGCATACCTAGCGGAACAAAAAGCcgctgaagaagagcgccaagccaaagcagcagccAAGCGGAAACgagaggaagaagccgcCGCCGAGAATGCGGCGCGAGAAGAGAAACGGCGCAAACTAGCAGAGGAGTCAAAGAAGCTacgagaagaaaaaga
It encodes the following:
- a CDS encoding pre-mRNA processing splicing factor 8 (similar to Aspergillus terreus NIH2624 XP_001218213.1) is translated as MSGIPPPPPPGWGAAPPPPPPPPPSSLPPPPDTPAPPAPPPPGYHPPSDPQIAKFAQKKKEWLRDRRNRFGEKRKAGFVQTQKADMPPEHLRKIVKDIGDVSQKKYTNDKRSYLGALKFMPHAVLKLLENMPMPWESAREVKVLYHVNGCLTLVNETPRVIEPVFFAQWAMMWTFMRKEKADRRLFKRMRFPPFDDEEPPLSWSENIEDVEPLEPIQMELNEEEDEAVYEWFYDHRALLDTSHVNGPSYKTWNLTLPQMATLFRLSRPLISDVVDKNYFYLFDLKSFLTAKALNVALPGGPRFEPLYKDIDPNEEDFGEFNAIDRIIFRTPIRTEFRVAFPFLYNSLPRSVHLTWHSHPQIVFNRADDPDLPTFLFDRRINPISSRTVAPKNVEVTLEDELFGPGSNEEPEEDAFELPAAVEPFLADEELENEHTSSAIDLWWAPFPFDRRSGKMVRAQDVPLVKQWYLEHPPSDRPPVKVRVSYQKLLKNFVLNELHKKKPNAHNNQNLLRSLKQTKFFQQTTIDWVEAGLQVCRQGFNMLNLLIHRKNLTYLHLDYNFNLKPVKTLTTKERKKSRFGNAFHLMREILRLTKLIVDAQVQYRLGNIDAFQLADGIHYAFNHVGQLTGMYRYKYKLMHQIRTCKDLKHLIYYRFNSGPVGKGPGCGFWGPSWRVWLFFMRGIIPLLERWLGNLLSRQFEGRHSKGVAKTVTKQRVESHFDLELRQSVMSDLMDMMPEGIKQNKVSVVLQHLSEAWRCWKSNIPWKVPGLPAPIENIILRYVKSKADWWISVAHYNRERIRRGATVDKTVAKKNVGRLTRLWLKAEQERQHNHMKDGPYVSSEEGVAIYTTTVHWLESRKFSPIPFPSVSYKHDTKILILALERLREAYSVKGRLNQSQREELALIEQAYDSPGTTLERIKRFLLTQRAFKEVNIDMNDNYNTINPVYDIEPIEKISDAYLDQYLWYQADQRHLFPAWIKPSDSEVPPLLVYKWAQGINNLSQVWETEDGECNVMVETELSKVYEKMELTLLNTLLRLIMDHNLADYITAKNNVQLTYKDMNHVNSYGMIRGLQFSAFVFQFYGLVLDLLLLGPQRASEIAGPPQSPNDFLQFRDRETETRHPIRLYSRYIDKIWVFLRFTAEESRDLIQRFLTEQPDPNFENVIGYKSKKCWPRDSRMRLMRHDVNLGRAVFWDLKNRLPRSVTTIDWDDSFVSVYSRDNPNLLFSMCGFEVRILPKIRNQNDEFPVKDSVWSLVDNTSKERTAHAFLQVTQEDIQKFNNRIRQILMSSGSTTFTKIANKWNTALIALFTYYREAAVSTVELLDTIVKCETKIQTRVKIGLNSKMPSRFPPAVFYTPKELGGLGMISGSHILIPASDKRWSKQTDTGVTHYRSGMTHDEETLIPNIFRYIIPWEAEFIDSQRVWTEYSQKRLEANQQNRRLTLEDLEDSWDRGLPRINTLFQKDRSTLSFDKGFRARSEFKIYQLMKSNPFWWTSQRHDGKLWNLNAYRTDVIQALGGVETILEHTLFKATGFPSWEGLFWEKASGFEESMKFKKLTNAQRSGLNQIPNRRFTLWWSPTINRANVYVGFQVQLDLTGIFLHGKIPTLKISLIQIFRAHLWQKIHESVVMDLCQVFDQELESLGIETVQKETIHPRKSYKMNSSCADILLFASHKWNVTRPSVLFDTKDVIEPTTTNKFWIDVQLRYGDYDSHDIERYTRAKYLDYTTDSSSIYPSATGLMIGIDLAYNLYSAYGMYFPGLKVLIQQAMAKIMKANPALYVLRERIRKGLQLYASESNQEFLNSQNYSELFSNQTQLFIDDTNVYRVTIHKTFEGNLTTKPINGAIFIFNPRTGQLFLKIIHTSVWAGQKRLGQLAKWKTAEEVAALIRSLPVEEQPKQLIVTRKGLLDPLEVQLVDFPNISIRASELQLPFQAAMKVEKLGDMILRATEPQMVLFNLYDEWLKSISSYTAFSRLVLILRALHVNPDKTKLILRPDKTVITHEHHIWPSLSDEEWIKIETQLRDLILNDYGKKNNVNVSSLTSSEVRDIILGMEISAPSLQRQQAAEIEKQQQEQQQLTAVTTKTQNVHGEDIIVTTTSQFEQQTFASKTEWRTRAIATSNLRTRAKNIYVSSVDNDLDDVTYVMPNNILKRFITIADLRVQVAGYLYGASPPDNDQVKEVKCIVMMPQIGGLRNVQLPQQLPRSEFLDGMEPLGIIHTMSGSELPYMSAADVTEHAKLLDAHSEWDKTNTVTVSVSFTPGSVSLSAWGLTPHGYKWGAENKDTQSDQPQGFTTTMGEKRKLLLSPRFRGFFLVPDDGRWNYSFMGSAFAGMEKKPVHVKLDTPLPFYNDQHRPIHFHSFAELEDIWVDRTDNFE
- a CDS encoding Sin3-associated polypeptide Sap18 (similar to Metarhizium acridum CQMa 102 XP_007810436.1) — translated: MSSASDNGDRDPPAPFLLQLFYRSGGFFRADEFAGRSLPAHISIYTWPHCTLNELALELAAAKPSALPYPAIGTRLAFQLVCPDLRGVGQINSAHPRYAVKDLGSIVIGQNQQGASDSDFVEVGGSSRGASSSDKTLGEARFVVGDYISCAILPPLGDGSIAPASTARRESNAGFREGRGGRPSGGGGGPGFHSRENGFGRPGGHEGRGGSRGGRRGGHGASMPMGEWRRGERLPDVPPSRPRGGGGRW